CAGGAATCCCATGCACCGCTCTCATGAGCACCTGGTCAAGATCGCCATTGAGGTGTGCGACGGTGGTTTTATCCACTCTCTGATCGGTAATCTCAAGCCCGGTGATATTCCTGCTGAAGTCCGCATTAAATGCATCAACACTCTGATCGACGGCTACTTTGTGAAAGACAACGTGGTCCAGGGCGGTTATCCTCTGGATATGCGCTATGCCGGACCCAGGGAAGCCCTGCTTCATGCAACTTTCAGGCAGAACTACGGTGTGTCTCACATGATCATCGGTCGTGACCACGCTGGTGTTGGTGACTTCTACACCCTGTTTGAAGCCCAGGAGATCTTTGACCGTATTCCCCAGCCTACAGAGCCTGGCAAGGCCCTGCTGTGCAAGCCTCTCAAGATTGACTGGACCTTCTACTGCTTCAAGTGCGACGGCATGGCCTCCATGAGGACCTGCCCTCATACCAAAGAAGACCGGGTGATTCTCTCCGGAACCAAGCTGCGCAAGGCCCTGTCCGAGAGCCAGCCTGTGCCTGACCACTTTGGCCGGGATGAGGTTCTGGAAATTCTGCGCGACTACTACGAGAACCTGACCGAGAAGGTTGAGATCAAGATGCAGAAGGCTGCTTCTGGTTCGGAAATGAAGTAGTCCTGACTAACAGGAAACAGGCCGGGCGCAGGCCCGTGGCTTATGCCCGGCTTTTTGTTTTCCCTTGACAAAGAAATTTGATCGCAGTTATATGGATCGTCAAATCCAAGACAGGCTTTCATCTTTGTTGGGGATGGCGGCCGGAAATGTATCCGTCCGTCTGGATAGGCCCAGTTTAATGGGCATGGTAGAGGTATACAAAAACCTACAATTAGGAGGAACATTATGCCAACCTTTGTAAATCCGGAAAAGTGCGACGGCTGTAAGGGCGGAGAAAAGACAGCTTGCATGTACATCTGCCCGAACGACCTCATGATCCTCGATCCTGAGG
This genomic window from Desulfonatronovibrio hydrogenovorans DSM 9292 contains:
- the sat gene encoding sulfate adenylyltransferase, giving the protein MSKLLPPHGGKGLTVCLLEGAEREAELKKAQGLKKVEISRGERGDLIMIGTGGFSPLDGFMTKEDWKGVCENFLLADGTFWPVPVNLSVSKEDADAVKEGDEITLYFPEKDEIMATMKVTQKWQKSEADKKWECEMVYKGQGEESADDQFWKIAMEDHPGVQRVMADKDYFLAGPVKVLSEGDFPTKFKGTYMRPADARAEFDKRGWATVAALQLRNPMHRSHEHLVKIAIEVCDGGFIHSLIGNLKPGDIPAEVRIKCINTLIDGYFVKDNVVQGGYPLDMRYAGPREALLHATFRQNYGVSHMIIGRDHAGVGDFYTLFEAQEIFDRIPQPTEPGKALLCKPLKIDWTFYCFKCDGMASMRTCPHTKEDRVILSGTKLRKALSESQPVPDHFGRDEVLEILRDYYENLTEKVEIKMQKAASGSEMK